One window of Klebsiella quasivariicola genomic DNA carries:
- a CDS encoding O-methyltransferase has translation MQHQWSAVDNFMISSLIPDDDVLSQVLENNKRAGLPEHDVAANQGQLLALLVRITQAQRILEIGTLGAYSTIWMARALPADGKLITLEADPTHAGVARQNIRLAGLNDRIELIEGPALNTLENFADVQPFDLIFIDADKPNNPHYLEWALHYSRPGTLIVGDNVVRDGEVINGQSEDARVQGVRRFIEMIGDNPRLTATALQTVGIKGWDGFTLARVNG, from the coding sequence ATGCAACACCAGTGGTCTGCAGTCGATAATTTCATGATTTCTTCGCTTATTCCTGACGATGACGTACTGAGTCAGGTACTGGAAAACAACAAACGCGCCGGGCTACCTGAACACGATGTTGCGGCCAATCAGGGGCAACTTCTGGCGCTGTTGGTGCGTATAACGCAGGCGCAGCGGATCCTGGAGATTGGTACCCTCGGCGCCTATAGCACCATCTGGATGGCGCGCGCGCTGCCCGCCGACGGCAAATTGATCACCCTTGAGGCCGATCCCACCCATGCCGGGGTGGCGCGCCAGAATATCCGCCTCGCGGGGCTAAACGATCGTATTGAACTCATTGAAGGGCCAGCGCTGAACACGCTGGAAAATTTCGCGGATGTGCAGCCGTTCGACCTGATCTTTATTGATGCCGATAAACCAAATAATCCTCACTATCTGGAGTGGGCGCTGCACTATTCGCGCCCCGGAACGTTGATCGTGGGCGATAACGTGGTGCGCGATGGCGAAGTGATTAACGGGCAAAGCGAGGATGCGCGCGTGCAGGGCGTGCGCCGGTTTATCGAAATGATCGGGGATAACCCGCGGCTCACCGCCACCGCGCTGCAGACGGTGGGCATTAAGGGATGGGATGGGTTTACGCTGGCGCGGGTGAATGGATGA
- the hrpA gene encoding ATP-dependent RNA helicase HrpA produces MLRDKTRFARRLHGVKKVKNPESQQAILQEMAQEISQAAGKVLLREAARPAITYPENLPVSQKKQEILEAVRDHQVVIVAGETGSGKTTQLPKICMELGRGLKGLIGHTQPRRLAARTVANRIAEELQTEPGGCIGYKVRFSDHVSDNTMVKLMTDGILLAEIQQDRLLMQYDTIIIDEAHERSLNIDFLLGYLKELLPRRPDLKIIITSATIDPERFSKHFNNAPIIEVSGRTYPVEVRYRPIVEEADDTERDQLQAIFDAVDELGREGPGDILIFMSGEREIRDTADALNKLDLRHTEVLPLYARLSNSEQNRVFQPHSGRRIVLATNVAETSLTVPGIKYVIDPGTARISRYSYRTKVQRLPIEPVSQASANQRKGRCGRVSEGICIRLYSEDDFLSRPEFTDPEILRTNLASVILQMTALGLGDIAAFPFVEAPDKRNIQDGVRLLEELGAITTDEQATAYKLTPMGRQLSQLPVDPRLARMVLEAQKHGCVREAMIITSALSIQDPRERPMDKQQASDEKHRRFHDKESDFLAFVNLWNYLGEQQKALSSNQFRRQCRVDFLNYLRVREWQDIYTQLRQVVKELGLPVNSEPAEYREIHTALLTGLLSHIGMKDADKQEFTGARNARFSIFPGSGLFKKPPKWTMVAELVETSRLWGRIAARIEPEWVEPVAQHLIKRSYSEPHWERAQGAVMATEKVTVYGLPIVGARKVNYSQIDPALCRELFIRHALVEGDWQTRHAFFRENLKLRAEIEELEHKSRRRDILVDDETMFEFYDQRISHDVISARHFDAWWKQASRETPDLLNFEKSMLIKEGAEQVSKLDYPNFWHQGNLKLRLSYQFEPGADADGVTVHIPLPLLNQVEEAGFEWQIPGLRRELIIALIKSLPKPVRRNFVPAPNYAEAFLGRATPLELPLLDSLERELRKMTGVTIDREAWQWDQVPDHLKITFRVVDDKNKKLQEGRSLQALKDALKGKVQETLSAVADDGIEQSGLHIWSFGTLAESYEQKRGNYKVKAWPALVDERDSVAIKLFDNPQEQQQAMWRGLRRLLLLNIPSPIKYLHEKLPNKAKLGLYFNPYGKVLDLIDDCISCGVDKLIDEAGGPVWTEEGFSQLHDKVRAELNDTVVEIAKQVEQILTAVFNINKRLKGRVDMTMALGLSDIKAQMAGLVYRGFVTGNGFRRLGDTLRYLQAIEKRLEKMAIDPHRDRAQMLKVESVQQAWQQWLNKLPPNRREDDDVREIRWMIEELRVSFFAQQLGTPYPISDKRVLQAMEQITP; encoded by the coding sequence ATGCTGCGCGATAAGACGCGCTTTGCCCGCCGTCTGCACGGTGTGAAGAAGGTTAAAAATCCTGAATCGCAACAGGCCATTCTGCAGGAGATGGCGCAGGAGATAAGCCAGGCAGCCGGTAAAGTCCTGCTGCGCGAAGCGGCGCGCCCGGCGATTACCTATCCGGAAAACCTGCCGGTTAGCCAGAAAAAACAAGAAATTCTCGAGGCGGTGCGTGACCACCAGGTGGTGATCGTCGCCGGGGAGACCGGTTCGGGCAAAACCACCCAGTTGCCTAAAATCTGCATGGAGCTGGGGCGCGGGCTGAAAGGGCTGATCGGTCATACCCAGCCGCGTCGCCTGGCGGCGCGAACCGTCGCCAACCGCATTGCCGAAGAGCTGCAAACGGAGCCGGGCGGCTGTATCGGCTATAAAGTCCGCTTTAGCGATCACGTCAGCGACAACACTATGGTCAAGCTGATGACCGACGGTATCCTGCTGGCCGAGATCCAGCAGGATCGCCTGCTGATGCAGTACGACACCATCATTATCGATGAAGCGCACGAGCGCAGCCTGAACATCGATTTTCTGCTCGGCTATCTGAAAGAGCTCCTGCCGCGTCGCCCGGACCTGAAAATCATCATTACTTCGGCGACCATCGACCCGGAACGCTTCTCAAAGCATTTCAATAATGCGCCCATTATCGAAGTCTCCGGGCGAACTTACCCGGTGGAAGTCCGCTACCGGCCGATAGTGGAAGAGGCGGACGACACCGAGCGCGATCAGTTACAGGCGATTTTTGATGCGGTTGACGAACTGGGGCGCGAAGGGCCCGGCGATATTCTGATCTTTATGAGCGGGGAGCGGGAAATCCGCGATACCGCTGATGCGCTGAATAAGCTGGATCTGCGCCATACCGAAGTGCTGCCGCTGTACGCCCGCCTGTCCAACAGCGAGCAGAACCGCGTCTTCCAGCCGCACAGCGGCCGACGCATCGTGCTGGCGACCAACGTGGCGGAAACCTCGCTGACCGTACCGGGGATTAAATACGTTATCGATCCCGGTACCGCGCGTATCAGCCGCTACAGCTACCGCACCAAGGTGCAGCGCCTGCCGATCGAGCCGGTTTCCCAGGCGTCCGCCAACCAGCGTAAGGGCCGCTGCGGCCGCGTCTCGGAAGGGATCTGTATTCGTCTTTATTCGGAAGACGATTTCCTGTCGCGCCCGGAGTTTACCGACCCGGAAATACTGCGTACCAACCTGGCGTCGGTCATTCTGCAGATGACCGCCCTGGGCTTAGGCGATATCGCCGCCTTCCCGTTTGTTGAAGCGCCGGATAAGCGCAATATCCAGGACGGCGTGCGTCTGCTGGAAGAGTTGGGCGCCATCACCACCGATGAGCAGGCCACCGCCTATAAGCTGACGCCGATGGGCCGCCAGCTCAGCCAGCTGCCGGTGGACCCGCGTCTGGCGCGCATGGTGCTGGAGGCACAGAAGCACGGCTGCGTGCGGGAAGCGATGATCATCACCTCCGCGCTGTCGATTCAGGACCCGCGCGAGCGGCCGATGGACAAGCAGCAGGCCTCTGACGAGAAGCACCGCCGCTTCCACGATAAAGAGTCCGATTTTCTCGCCTTCGTCAATCTGTGGAACTACCTTGGCGAGCAGCAGAAGGCGCTGTCGTCGAATCAGTTTCGCCGCCAGTGCCGGGTCGATTTTCTTAACTATCTGCGCGTGCGCGAGTGGCAGGATATCTACACCCAGCTGCGCCAGGTGGTGAAAGAGCTTGGCCTGCCAGTCAACAGCGAGCCGGCGGAATACCGCGAGATCCATACTGCGCTGCTGACCGGTTTGCTGTCGCACATCGGGATGAAGGATGCCGATAAGCAGGAGTTTACCGGCGCGCGCAACGCCCGCTTCTCCATTTTTCCGGGCTCCGGCCTGTTTAAAAAGCCGCCGAAGTGGACGATGGTGGCCGAGCTGGTGGAGACCAGCCGGCTGTGGGGGCGCATCGCCGCCCGCATTGAGCCGGAGTGGGTGGAGCCGGTAGCGCAGCACCTGATCAAGCGCTCGTACAGTGAACCGCACTGGGAGCGGGCGCAGGGTGCGGTGATGGCGACGGAAAAGGTCACCGTCTACGGCCTGCCGATCGTTGGCGCACGCAAGGTCAACTACAGCCAGATCGACCCCGCGCTGTGTCGGGAGCTGTTTATCCGCCACGCGCTGGTGGAGGGTGACTGGCAGACACGTCACGCTTTCTTCCGCGAAAACCTGAAGCTGCGGGCGGAAATCGAAGAGCTGGAGCATAAATCGCGCCGTCGCGATATCCTGGTGGATGACGAGACAATGTTCGAGTTCTACGACCAGCGCATCAGTCACGACGTCATCTCCGCCCGTCATTTTGATGCCTGGTGGAAGCAGGCCAGCCGCGAAACCCCGGATCTGCTCAACTTTGAGAAAAGTATGCTGATCAAGGAAGGGGCGGAGCAGGTCAGCAAGCTGGACTATCCGAACTTCTGGCATCAGGGCAACCTCAAGCTGCGGCTTAGCTACCAGTTTGAACCAGGCGCTGATGCCGACGGGGTGACGGTGCATATTCCGCTGCCGCTGCTCAACCAGGTGGAAGAGGCCGGCTTTGAATGGCAGATCCCTGGCCTGCGTCGCGAGCTGATCATCGCGCTGATAAAATCGCTGCCGAAGCCGGTGCGGCGCAATTTCGTCCCGGCTCCCAACTATGCGGAAGCGTTTCTCGGACGGGCGACGCCGCTCGAGCTGCCGCTGCTCGATTCGCTGGAGCGCGAGCTGCGTAAGATGACCGGCGTGACCATCGACCGCGAGGCCTGGCAGTGGGATCAGGTGCCCGATCACCTGAAAATCACTTTCCGGGTGGTGGATGATAAAAACAAGAAGCTGCAGGAAGGGCGCTCGCTGCAGGCGTTAAAAGACGCGCTGAAGGGCAAAGTTCAGGAGACGCTGTCGGCGGTGGCCGATGACGGCATTGAGCAGAGCGGGCTGCATATCTGGAGCTTTGGCACGCTGGCGGAAAGTTACGAACAGAAACGCGGCAACTATAAGGTGAAAGCCTGGCCGGCGCTGGTGGATGAGCGCGACAGCGTGGCCATCAAGCTGTTTGATAATCCACAGGAACAGCAGCAGGCCATGTGGCGCGGTCTGCGTCGCCTGCTGCTGCTCAACATCCCGTCGCCGATTAAGTATCTGCACGAGAAACTGCCGAACAAAGCCAAGCTTGGGCTCTACTTTAACCCGTACGGCAAAGTGCTGGATCTGATTGACGACTGCATCTCCTGCGGCGTGGATAAGCTTATCGACGAGGCGGGTGGTCCGGTGTGGACGGAAGAGGGCTTCAGTCAATTGCACGATAAAGTGCGAGCCGAGCTCAACGACACGGTGGTGGAGATCGCCAAACAGGTCGAGCAGATCCTCACCGCGGTGTTCAATATCAACAAACGGCTGAAAGGCCGCGTGGATATGACCATGGCGCTGGGGCTGTCGGATATCAAAGCGCAGATGGCGGGTCTGGTGTATCGCGGTTTTGTCACCGGCAACGGTTTCCGCCGTCTTGGCGATACGCTGCGCTATCTGCAGGCGATTGAAAAGCGTCTCGAGAAGATGGCTATCGATCCGCACCGCGATCGCGCGCAGATGCTGAAGGTGGAGAGCGTGCAGCAGGCGTGGCAGCAGTGGCTGAATAAGCTGCCGCCGAACCGCCGTGAGGACGACGATGTCCGGGAGATCCGCTGGATGATCGAGGAGCTACGGGTGAGCTTCTTCGCCCAGCAGCTGGGCACCCCGTATCCTATCTCGGACAAGCGTGTGCTGCAGGCGATGGAGCAGATTACGCCGTAG
- the azoR gene encoding FMN-dependent NADH-azoreductase yields the protein MSKVLVLKSSILAGYSQSGQLSDYFVEQWQEKHPGDEITVRDLAANPIPVLDGELVGALRPSDAPLTPRQQEALALSDELIAELKGNDVIVIAAPMYNFNIPTQLKNYFDLVARAGVTFRYTEKGPEGLVTGKRAVVVTSRGGIHKDTPTDLVTPYLSTFLGFIGITDVNFVFAEGIAYGPEVAAKAQSDAKAAIDSVVAA from the coding sequence ATGAGCAAAGTATTAGTTCTGAAATCCAGTATTCTGGCAGGGTACTCACAATCTGGTCAGCTTTCCGACTATTTTGTTGAACAATGGCAGGAAAAACACCCGGGCGACGAGATCACCGTGCGTGACCTGGCCGCTAATCCAATCCCGGTTCTGGATGGCGAACTGGTTGGCGCCCTGCGTCCGAGCGACGCGCCGCTGACTCCGCGTCAGCAGGAAGCGCTGGCCCTTTCCGACGAGCTGATCGCCGAGCTGAAAGGCAACGATGTGATTGTTATCGCTGCGCCGATGTACAACTTCAACATCCCGACACAGCTGAAAAACTATTTTGACCTGGTGGCTCGCGCCGGCGTCACCTTCCGCTACACCGAAAAAGGGCCGGAAGGTCTGGTGACCGGTAAACGTGCGGTCGTCGTTACCAGCCGCGGCGGTATCCATAAAGATACCCCGACCGACCTGGTCACTCCGTACCTGTCCACCTTCCTCGGCTTCATCGGCATCACCGACGTGAACTTCGTGTTCGCCGAAGGTATCGCTTACGGCCCGGAAGTGGCGGCCAAAGCGCAGTCTGACGCGAAAGCGGCCATCGACAGCGTGGTTGCAGCCTAA
- a CDS encoding type II toxin-antitoxin system RelE/ParE family toxin, protein MEFIETSLFTRQIKQLASDEELRALQRLLIGNPDFGDLIQDTGGLRKIRMATGSQGKSGGVRVIYFLATCEIIYLVLAYSKHTKESLSAAEKNELRKLTRRLKNEV, encoded by the coding sequence ATTGAATTTATCGAAACGTCGCTATTTACCCGCCAGATAAAACAGCTGGCCAGCGATGAAGAGCTGAGGGCACTGCAGAGGCTACTCATAGGCAACCCGGATTTTGGCGATCTTATCCAGGATACCGGCGGGTTACGGAAAATAAGAATGGCGACAGGCTCACAGGGGAAAAGCGGCGGCGTGCGGGTGATATATTTTCTGGCAACCTGCGAGATCATCTATCTGGTCTTAGCCTACTCTAAGCACACCAAAGAGAGCCTGAGCGCAGCGGAAAAAAACGAACTCCGGAAACTGACCCGGCGACTAAAAAATGAGGTTTGA
- the nadS gene encoding NadS family protein, translating to MGYFDELKASLEEAIEIKDGNKAPARTTRYEVADVKAIRAQLNVSQAEMAKALGTSVDTIKSWESRRRNPTGLAAKVLAVIQANPAFFRELAEH from the coding sequence ATGGGTTACTTTGACGAGCTTAAAGCGTCTCTGGAAGAAGCTATTGAGATCAAAGACGGCAATAAGGCCCCAGCCCGGACGACGCGCTATGAAGTTGCTGATGTGAAAGCCATCCGCGCGCAGCTTAATGTTTCACAGGCGGAAATGGCAAAAGCGCTGGGTACCAGCGTGGATACCATCAAAAGCTGGGAGTCCAGGCGGCGCAACCCTACGGGCCTGGCAGCAAAAGTACTGGCGGTTATCCAGGCCAACCCGGCGTTCTTTCGCGAACTGGCTGAGCACTAA
- the paaY gene encoding phenylacetic acid degradation protein PaaY — MPIYQIDGLTPVVPEESYVHPTAVLIGDVILGRGVYVGPNASLRGDFGRIVVKDGANIQDNCVMHGFPGQDTVVEEEGHIGHGAILHGCVIGRNALVGMSAVIIDGAVIGENSIVGASAFVKANAEMPANHLIIGSPAKAIRTLSEQELAWKKQGTREYQALVERCKQTLHQVEPLREVEEGRKRLEFDDNLRPKSPR; from the coding sequence ATGCCGATTTATCAGATTGATGGATTGACGCCGGTGGTGCCGGAGGAGAGCTACGTCCACCCAACCGCGGTATTGATTGGCGACGTGATCCTCGGCAGAGGGGTCTACGTCGGGCCCAACGCCAGCCTGCGCGGCGACTTTGGCCGCATCGTGGTAAAAGACGGCGCCAATATTCAGGATAACTGCGTCATGCACGGCTTCCCCGGCCAGGATACGGTGGTGGAAGAGGAGGGCCACATCGGCCACGGCGCCATCCTGCACGGCTGCGTGATTGGCCGCAACGCGCTGGTGGGGATGAGCGCGGTGATTATCGACGGGGCGGTCATTGGCGAAAACAGCATTGTCGGCGCTTCGGCCTTTGTCAAAGCCAACGCCGAAATGCCCGCCAACCATCTGATTATCGGCAGCCCGGCCAAAGCGATTCGCACCCTGAGCGAACAGGAGCTGGCGTGGAAAAAACAGGGTACCCGTGAATACCAGGCGCTGGTGGAACGCTGTAAGCAGACGCTGCACCAGGTGGAGCCTTTGCGGGAAGTGGAAGAGGGGCGTAAGCGGCTGGAGTTTGATGACAACCTGCGGCCGAAATCGCCGCGCTAA
- the paaX gene encoding phenylacetic acid degradation operon negative regulatory protein PaaX gives MSKLDAFIQQAVTAMPISGTSLIASLYGDALLQRGGEVWLGSVAALLEGLGFGERFVRTALFRLNKEEWLDVVRIGRRSFYRLSDKGLRLTRRAEHKIYRASAPEWDGTWLLLLSEGLEKNVLTDVKKQLLWQGFGALAPSLLASPSQKLADVQSLLHEAGVAENVICFEAHSPLALSRAALRSRVEECWHLTEQNEMYEAFIALFRPLLPLLRDSEPSELTPARCFHIQLLLIHFYRRVVLKDPLLPEELLPAHWAGQSARQLCINIYQRVSSGALAFVSEKGESSVGELPAPGPLYYQRFGGLPGA, from the coding sequence ATGAGTAAACTCGACGCCTTTATTCAACAAGCGGTGACGGCGATGCCGATCAGCGGCACGTCATTAATTGCCTCGCTGTATGGCGACGCCTTATTACAACGCGGTGGGGAAGTGTGGCTGGGCAGCGTCGCGGCGCTGCTGGAAGGATTAGGCTTCGGCGAGCGCTTTGTGCGCACCGCGCTGTTTCGCCTCAATAAAGAAGAGTGGCTTGATGTGGTGCGCATCGGCCGGCGCAGCTTCTATCGCCTGAGCGATAAAGGGCTACGTCTGACCCGGCGCGCGGAACACAAGATCTATCGCGCCAGCGCACCGGAATGGGACGGCACCTGGCTGCTGCTGCTCTCGGAAGGGTTAGAAAAAAATGTGCTTACCGACGTCAAAAAGCAGCTGCTGTGGCAGGGTTTTGGCGCACTGGCGCCCAGCCTGTTAGCCTCGCCGTCGCAAAAGCTGGCGGATGTCCAGTCGCTGCTCCACGAGGCGGGCGTCGCCGAAAACGTCATCTGTTTTGAAGCCCATTCGCCGCTGGCGCTCTCCAGGGCAGCGCTGCGCAGCCGGGTGGAGGAGTGCTGGCACCTCACCGAACAAAACGAGATGTACGAGGCGTTTATCGCCTTGTTCCGACCGTTACTGCCGCTGCTACGCGACAGCGAACCGTCAGAGCTGACGCCGGCGCGCTGCTTCCACATCCAGCTGCTGCTGATCCATTTCTATCGCCGGGTGGTGCTCAAAGATCCGCTGCTGCCGGAGGAGCTCCTGCCCGCGCACTGGGCCGGGCAGAGCGCCCGTCAGCTGTGTATCAATATTTATCAACGTGTTAGTTCCGGCGCGCTGGCGTTCGTTAGCGAGAAAGGGGAAAGCTCGGTGGGCGAGCTTCCGGCGCCGGGCCCGCTCTATTATCAGCGCTTTGGCGGTTTGCCGGGCGCATAA
- the paaK gene encoding phenylacetate--CoA ligase PaaK, whose amino-acid sequence MITTTKLDPIETASRDELQALQTQRLKWTLKHAYENVPMYRRKFDAAGVHPDDFRELNDLQKFPCTTKQDLRDNYPFDTFAVPMEQVVRIHASSGTTGKPTVVGYTQNDIDNWANIVARSLRAAGGSAKDKIHVAYGYGLFTGGLGAHYGAERLGATVIPMSGGQTEKQAQLIRDFQPDMIMVTPSYCLNLIEELERQMGGDARGCSLRVGVFGAEPWTLAMRAEIERRLGITALDIYGLSEVMGPGVAMECLETVDGPTIWEDHFFPEIVNPDDGTPLEDGEHGELLFTTLTKEALPVIRYRTRDLTRLLPGTARTMRRMDRISGRSDDMLIIRGVNVFPSQLEEEILKFEHLAPHYQLEVNRRGHLDSLAVRVELKESGLALSHEQRCQICHQLRHRIKSMVGISTDITIVNCGSIPRSEGKACRVFDLRKAVVSG is encoded by the coding sequence ATGATAACTACTACAAAATTAGATCCGATTGAAACCGCATCGCGTGACGAACTGCAGGCCCTGCAAACCCAGCGCCTGAAATGGACGCTGAAGCATGCGTATGAAAATGTGCCGATGTATCGCCGCAAATTCGACGCCGCCGGCGTGCACCCTGACGACTTCCGGGAATTAAACGATCTGCAAAAATTCCCCTGTACCACCAAACAAGATCTGCGCGACAACTATCCCTTCGATACCTTCGCGGTGCCGATGGAGCAGGTGGTGCGCATTCACGCCTCATCCGGCACCACCGGCAAACCGACGGTGGTGGGTTATACGCAAAACGATATTGATAACTGGGCCAATATTGTCGCCCGTTCGCTGCGCGCGGCCGGTGGTTCAGCAAAAGATAAAATTCACGTCGCCTACGGCTACGGCCTGTTTACCGGCGGCCTTGGCGCGCACTACGGCGCGGAGCGTTTAGGAGCGACGGTGATCCCGATGTCCGGCGGTCAGACCGAGAAACAGGCGCAGCTGATCCGCGATTTTCAGCCGGATATGATCATGGTGACGCCGTCCTACTGTCTGAATCTGATTGAAGAGCTGGAACGCCAGATGGGCGGCGATGCCCGCGGCTGTTCATTGCGGGTCGGCGTGTTTGGCGCCGAGCCGTGGACGCTGGCGATGCGCGCGGAAATCGAGCGCCGCCTGGGGATCACCGCCCTGGATATTTACGGTTTGTCGGAAGTCATGGGGCCGGGCGTAGCGATGGAGTGTCTGGAAACCGTTGACGGCCCGACCATCTGGGAAGACCACTTCTTCCCGGAAATCGTCAACCCGGACGACGGTACGCCGCTGGAAGATGGCGAGCATGGCGAACTGCTGTTTACCACCTTGACCAAAGAAGCGCTGCCGGTGATCCGCTATCGTACCCGCGACCTGACGCGCCTGCTGCCGGGCACCGCGCGGACCATGCGCCGCATGGATCGCATCAGTGGACGCAGCGACGATATGCTGATTATCCGCGGAGTTAACGTCTTCCCCTCGCAGCTGGAAGAGGAGATCCTCAAGTTTGAACACCTGGCGCCGCACTATCAGCTGGAGGTGAATCGCCGCGGTCATCTTGATTCGCTGGCGGTGCGCGTTGAGCTGAAAGAGAGCGGGCTGGCGCTGAGCCACGAACAACGCTGCCAGATTTGCCATCAGCTGCGTCACCGCATTAAGTCAATGGTCGGGATCTCTACCGATATTACTATCGTCAACTGCGGCAGCATTCCCCGCTCTGAAGGAAAAGCCTGTCGGGTATTCGACCTGCGTAAAGCGGTGGTTAGCGGTTAA
- the pcaF gene encoding 3-oxoadipyl-CoA thiolase: MRDAFICDGIRTPIGRYGGALAGVRADDLAAIPLRELLSRNPGLDPAAIDDVIFGCANQAGEDNRNVAHMATLLAGYPHTVPGTTINRLCGSGLDAIGFAARAIKAGEADLLIAGGVESMSRAPFVMGKASAPYQRQAELFDTTIGWRFVNPLMAQQFGTDSMPETAENVAELLNISRADQDAFAWRSQQRTAQAQRDGILAQEIVPVQIIGKKGAVSAVRDDEHPRPETTLEQLALLKAPFRKGGVITAGNASGVNDGAAALIIASEQQASVQGLTPRARIVAMATAGVEPRLMGLGPVPAVRKVLERAGLNINDMDLIELNEAFAAQALGVLRQLGVPDDAAHVNPNGGAIALGHPLGMSGARLALSASLELQRRGGRYALCTMCIGVGQGIAMILERV; encoded by the coding sequence ATGCGCGACGCCTTTATTTGTGACGGGATCCGCACGCCGATTGGCCGCTACGGCGGCGCGCTGGCCGGCGTCCGCGCCGACGATCTGGCGGCGATCCCGCTGCGTGAGCTGCTGAGCCGCAATCCCGGGCTCGACCCGGCAGCGATTGATGATGTGATTTTCGGCTGCGCTAACCAGGCCGGTGAAGATAACCGCAACGTGGCGCATATGGCGACGCTATTGGCCGGTTATCCGCATACCGTGCCGGGCACCACGATTAACCGCCTGTGTGGCTCGGGTCTGGATGCGATCGGTTTTGCCGCCAGGGCGATCAAAGCCGGCGAGGCCGATCTGCTGATTGCCGGCGGCGTGGAATCGATGTCGCGCGCGCCGTTCGTGATGGGAAAAGCCAGCGCACCTTATCAGCGTCAGGCGGAACTCTTCGATACCACGATTGGCTGGCGTTTTGTGAACCCGCTCATGGCGCAACAATTCGGAACTGACAGCATGCCGGAAACGGCCGAGAATGTAGCTGAATTGTTAAATATCAGCCGGGCCGACCAGGACGCTTTCGCCTGGCGCAGCCAGCAGCGCACGGCGCAGGCCCAGCGCGATGGCATTCTGGCGCAGGAGATCGTGCCGGTGCAGATCATCGGCAAGAAAGGCGCGGTCAGCGCGGTACGCGATGATGAGCATCCGCGCCCGGAAACCACGCTTGAGCAACTCGCGCTATTAAAAGCGCCGTTCCGGAAAGGCGGAGTCATTACGGCCGGGAATGCATCCGGCGTTAATGATGGCGCAGCGGCGCTGATTATCGCCAGTGAACAGCAGGCCAGCGTACAGGGGCTCACGCCGCGGGCGCGTATCGTGGCGATGGCGACGGCGGGTGTTGAGCCGCGCCTGATGGGGCTGGGGCCGGTACCGGCGGTGCGTAAAGTGCTGGAGCGCGCCGGACTCAATATTAACGATATGGATCTGATAGAGCTGAATGAGGCCTTCGCCGCGCAGGCGCTGGGGGTGCTCAGACAACTCGGCGTGCCGGATGATGCGGCGCACGTGAATCCCAACGGCGGCGCCATCGCGTTAGGTCATCCGCTGGGCATGAGCGGCGCGCGACTGGCGCTGAGCGCCAGCCTTGAGCTGCAACGCCGGGGCGGGCGCTATGCGCTGTGTACGATGTGTATTGGCGTGGGTCAGGGCATTGCCATGATCCTCGAGCGAGTGTGA
- the paaI gene encoding hydroxyphenylacetyl-CoA thioesterase PaaI encodes MSNDPWRNARVMYEKDTCARKMGIELIEMDDGFAQMSMTVSADMLNGHQTCHGGQLFTLADTAFAYACNSQGLAAVASAASIDFLRPAFAGDRLIATARVKQQGKLTGVYDIEIVNQQQKIVALFRGKSHRIGGTITGDV; translated from the coding sequence ATGAGCAATGATCCGTGGCGCAACGCGCGCGTGATGTACGAAAAAGATACCTGCGCCAGAAAGATGGGGATTGAACTTATCGAAATGGACGACGGTTTTGCGCAGATGAGCATGACCGTCTCGGCGGACATGCTTAACGGCCATCAAACCTGTCACGGCGGTCAGCTATTTACGCTCGCCGATACCGCTTTCGCTTACGCCTGTAACAGCCAGGGGCTGGCGGCGGTGGCCTCGGCGGCAAGCATTGATTTTCTTCGTCCGGCGTTTGCCGGCGACCGGCTGATCGCCACCGCCAGAGTCAAACAGCAGGGCAAGCTGACCGGCGTCTACGACATCGAAATTGTTAATCAACAGCAAAAGATTGTGGCCCTGTTCCGCGGCAAATCGCACCGTATCGGCGGCACAATCACAGGAGACGTGTAA